From a single Geotoga petraea genomic region:
- the ftsZ gene encoding cell division protein FtsZ has protein sequence MPFEMDEIQKKGPLFSKKSNYKIKVIGVGGAGNNAIQRMIKKGVDDVELIAANTDVQVLENLDAENKLQLGKELTRGLGAGGDPAKGRESAIESKEEIKEWLQETDLLFITAGLGGGTGTGASPIIAELATQMDILTVAIVTMPFHFEGSTKERLALDGLQNLKRSVDSLIKISNDKLIDNGENIPIDKAFEKADDILYQAITGISDLITKPGMINLDFADVASVLKIKGSAMLGIGVAKGERRSEEAIKNALNSKLLEDQVRNATAALVNIAGKNPTTEDVRIINEILRSYAIDDAKLKMGISTVELPPEVIKVTVVASGYDKLPGEDNYLDLYEQPALYRQFGKTIVADEITKLNKYLNENSDYE, from the coding sequence ATGCCTTTTGAGATGGATGAAATACAAAAAAAAGGACCTTTATTTAGTAAAAAATCCAATTATAAAATAAAAGTAATCGGTGTTGGCGGAGCTGGAAACAATGCAATCCAAAGAATGATTAAAAAAGGTGTTGACGATGTAGAACTTATTGCAGCCAATACAGACGTTCAGGTTCTTGAAAATTTGGATGCAGAAAATAAATTACAACTTGGAAAAGAACTAACCAGAGGGCTTGGAGCTGGAGGAGACCCTGCAAAAGGGAGGGAATCTGCAATTGAAAGTAAAGAAGAAATAAAGGAATGGCTTCAAGAAACTGATTTGCTTTTTATTACAGCTGGATTAGGTGGAGGAACAGGAACAGGAGCTTCGCCCATTATTGCCGAACTTGCCACACAGATGGATATACTAACAGTTGCTATTGTTACCATGCCATTTCATTTTGAAGGGTCGACAAAAGAAAGATTGGCTCTTGACGGGCTTCAAAATTTGAAAAGGTCAGTTGACAGTTTGATAAAAATATCCAATGACAAATTAATAGACAATGGTGAAAATATCCCTATAGATAAAGCTTTTGAAAAAGCTGATGATATTTTATATCAAGCTATAACCGGTATATCTGACCTCATTACTAAACCAGGAATGATAAATCTTGACTTTGCTGATGTGGCATCGGTATTGAAAATTAAAGGTTCTGCTATGCTTGGTATAGGTGTTGCAAAAGGTGAAAGAAGATCAGAAGAAGCTATAAAAAATGCTTTAAATTCTAAATTATTAGAAGACCAAGTAAGAAATGCAACCGCTGCATTGGTTAATATTGCTGGTAAAAACCCAACAACAGAAGATGTTAGAATAATTAACGAAATTTTGAGATCTTATGCCATTGATGATGCCAAATTGAAAATGGGAATATCGACTGTTGAACTTCCCCCTGAAGTAATAAAAGTTACTGTTGTAGCATCAGGTTATGACAAATTACCAGGAGAAGATAATTATTTAGATTTATACGAGCAACCAGCTCTTTACAGACAATTTGGAAAAACAATTGTTGCTGATGAAATAACAAAATTAAACAAATATCTAAATGAAAACAGTGATTATGAATAA
- a CDS encoding cell division protein FtsA: protein MPKNYIIGLDIGSYFTKGVLFEEEFDKYTPLAYEKIKTDGIINGEIQDVETIRKTIQKIINRLQQGLPKKVKGIDIVVGYSTNSLYITQENFTVEYNQKTEIKESDLKKIKNNIISKYEDDSKLILDSNFMKFIIDDKSVRNPISFFAQRSLSTALNVVWVTENSFALLVNVFKNIVDESEIPFYDTTLSSAYAVTTANDRDIGVTVIDFGYHMCRIIIFKDGIPKLYYAFPYGIKYVLKDISNVLKTSEEEAHRLLIEEGVCLIDTKTIKKVDFESISGRGDSYISQNLLNKIIFARVREIISRLNGELSKISYEKTLEVGTWQGGIVFTGGGAEIKNIEQTIKELMGDNFRKGVLTNNSHFEVNPELKANSEFIPVFGILERYRIDKNERQAVEISSKQSSKQKNNEKNRKEKNKQKGFFKNLIDKLTGGEDDAF, encoded by the coding sequence ATGCCTAAGAACTATATTATTGGACTTGATATAGGAAGTTATTTTACTAAAGGGGTGTTATTTGAAGAAGAATTTGATAAATACACTCCGTTAGCATATGAAAAAATAAAAACAGACGGAATAATAAATGGAGAAATACAAGACGTTGAAACTATAAGAAAAACAATTCAGAAGATAATTAATAGACTACAACAAGGCCTTCCAAAAAAAGTAAAAGGAATAGATATAGTCGTTGGTTATTCAACGAATTCGTTATACATTACACAAGAGAATTTTACAGTTGAATACAATCAAAAAACTGAAATAAAAGAATCAGATTTGAAGAAAATAAAAAACAACATAATTAGCAAATATGAAGATGACAGTAAACTTATTTTAGATTCCAATTTTATGAAGTTTATAATTGACGATAAAAGTGTTAGAAATCCTATTTCTTTCTTTGCCCAAAGGTCTTTGTCTACTGCTTTAAACGTTGTTTGGGTAACCGAAAATTCATTTGCTTTATTAGTTAACGTATTTAAAAACATTGTTGATGAGTCTGAAATACCATTTTATGACACGACTCTATCTTCTGCTTATGCTGTAACTACTGCAAATGATAGAGATATTGGAGTTACAGTTATAGATTTTGGATACCATATGTGTAGAATAATTATATTTAAAGATGGAATTCCAAAACTATATTATGCTTTCCCTTATGGAATTAAATATGTTTTAAAAGACATCTCAAATGTTCTTAAAACATCTGAAGAAGAAGCACACAGACTATTGATTGAGGAAGGAGTGTGTTTAATAGATACCAAAACAATAAAAAAAGTTGATTTTGAATCCATTTCAGGAAGAGGCGATTCTTATATATCTCAAAACTTGTTGAATAAAATTATTTTTGCAAGAGTTAGAGAGATAATATCAAGATTGAATGGAGAACTATCTAAAATAAGCTATGAAAAAACTTTAGAAGTAGGGACATGGCAAGGCGGAATAGTATTCACTGGCGGGGGAGCTGAAATTAAAAATATAGAACAAACTATAAAAGAACTAATGGGGGACAATTTCAGAAAAGGTGTTTTAACAAACAATAGCCATTTTGAAGTTAATCCAGAATTAAAGGCAAATTCTGAATTCATACCGGTGTTTGGTATTTTAGAAAGATATAGAATTGACAAAAATGAAAGACAAGCAGTTGAAATTTCGTCAAAACAATCATCAAAACAAAAAAATAATGAAAAAAATAGAAAAGAAAAAAACAAGCAAAAAGGCTTTTTCAAAAATTTAATTGATAAGCTAACAGGTGGTGAAGATGATGCCTTTTGA
- a CDS encoding DNA gyrase/topoisomerase IV subunit B → MLNDEYSGEQIKVLKGLEPVRMRPGMYIGSTSQAGLNHMVYEIIDNGIDEHINGYAKNLKVVLNTDDSVEVTDDGRGIPVDMHPTEKRSTLEVVMTVLHAGGKFDKKAYKVSGGLHGVGASVVNALSEYMIVKVFQNGKIYYQKYLKGVPEEPVKVIGDTDKKGTYIKFKPDADIFEDREIAVDAHSIETRLREIAFLNPELTIEFEDKKKEKHLTFHFSGGLKEFLEFNLKKKKKNAISESIGISGAYQVKKGEPDMQLDLEMVYTNSDETSIISFVNNIRTIDGGEHESGFKSALTRLCNDYARKYGVLKEKDENFTGDDVREGLVAILHLKMAEPIFEGQTKGKLGSKAAREAVNQIVNEYLTIYFDSHPKESKQIFERIKIATKRRLAAKRARDSVKRKSIFENSTLPGKLADCISKDLSESEIFIVEGDSAGGNAKQARDRYFQAILPLRGKIVNAEKKDLLRLLKNDTIVNITTALGTSIGDEFDISKLRYGKIIIMTDADVDGAHIRTLLLTLFYKYMRKLIENGNVYIAVPPLYRIEVDRKQIYLFSEDELEVIKEKYKDKKWKLQRYKGLGEMNPEQLWETTMDVDNRKLLRVKIEDLEMADETINILMGDDPSLRRTFIEDNAYKVKELDI, encoded by the coding sequence ATGCTAAACGATGAATATTCAGGTGAACAAATTAAGGTTTTAAAAGGGTTAGAGCCTGTTAGAATGAGACCAGGAATGTATATAGGTTCTACTTCTCAAGCTGGGCTGAACCATATGGTGTATGAAATTATAGATAATGGTATTGATGAGCATATTAACGGTTATGCTAAAAATCTAAAAGTAGTGTTAAATACTGACGATAGTGTAGAAGTAACAGATGATGGTAGGGGTATTCCTGTAGATATGCATCCTACAGAAAAAAGATCTACTTTAGAGGTAGTTATGACGGTTTTACACGCAGGTGGTAAATTCGATAAAAAAGCTTATAAAGTTTCTGGAGGATTGCATGGTGTTGGTGCTTCAGTGGTTAACGCTTTATCCGAATATATGATTGTAAAAGTATTTCAAAATGGGAAAATATACTATCAAAAATATTTAAAAGGAGTGCCTGAAGAACCGGTAAAAGTTATCGGAGATACAGATAAAAAAGGTACGTATATTAAATTTAAACCTGATGCAGATATTTTTGAAGACAGAGAAATAGCAGTTGACGCACACTCAATTGAAACAAGATTAAGAGAAATAGCCTTTCTAAATCCCGAGCTAACTATAGAATTTGAAGATAAAAAGAAAGAAAAACATCTCACTTTTCATTTTTCTGGGGGTTTAAAAGAGTTTTTAGAATTCAATTTAAAAAAGAAGAAGAAAAATGCAATTTCAGAATCTATCGGTATAAGTGGTGCATATCAAGTAAAAAAAGGCGAACCAGATATGCAACTAGATCTTGAAATGGTTTATACAAATTCAGATGAAACGAGTATAATTTCATTTGTCAACAATATTAGAACCATTGATGGTGGGGAACATGAATCTGGATTTAAATCTGCTTTAACCAGATTATGTAATGATTATGCGAGAAAATATGGAGTTTTGAAAGAAAAAGACGAAAACTTCACTGGCGATGATGTTAGAGAAGGGCTAGTAGCTATTTTGCATTTAAAAATGGCGGAACCCATTTTTGAAGGTCAAACTAAAGGTAAATTGGGTTCAAAAGCTGCAAGAGAAGCAGTCAATCAAATAGTAAATGAATATCTAACAATATATTTTGATTCACACCCAAAAGAATCAAAACAGATATTTGAAAGAATTAAAATCGCTACAAAAAGAAGATTAGCAGCTAAGAGAGCAAGAGATAGTGTTAAAAGAAAATCAATTTTTGAAAACTCAACTCTTCCAGGTAAATTAGCCGACTGTATTTCTAAAGACCTTTCAGAATCAGAAATATTTATAGTCGAAGGAGATTCTGCTGGAGGTAATGCTAAACAAGCAAGAGATAGATACTTCCAAGCTATATTGCCACTAAGGGGTAAAATAGTTAATGCTGAGAAAAAAGATCTTTTAAGACTTTTGAAAAATGACACCATTGTCAACATTACTACAGCTCTTGGAACAAGCATTGGTGATGAGTTTGATATTTCCAAGCTAAGATATGGTAAGATTATCATCATGACAGATGCCGATGTTGATGGTGCTCATATTAGAACTTTATTACTCACTCTCTTTTATAAGTATATGAGAAAATTAATAGAAAATGGGAATGTATATATAGCAGTTCCTCCACTTTATAGAATTGAAGTTGATAGAAAACAAATTTATTTATTTTCAGAAGATGAGTTAGAAGTGATCAAAGAAAAATACAAAGATAAAAAATGGAAATTGCAAAGATATAAAGGTTTAGGAGAAATGAATCCAGAACAACTTTGGGAAACAACCATGGATGTGGATAACAGGAAACTTCTTAGAGTTAAAATAGAAGATCTTGAAATGGCCGATGAAACTATTAATATTTTGATGGGTGATGATCCATCGTTAAGAAGAACTTTTATAGAAGATAATGCATATAAAGTAAAGGAATTAGATATTTAA
- a CDS encoding DciA family protein, which produces MEEKMGDFLKRLSKKNPIIKKSYSINEIKKIWEEIADENLKEDTEIKDYFSRDKLLIISCKNNVVMQEIVFNSNEIIENINKKLSQDIVNEIKVIRRCNDAKR; this is translated from the coding sequence TTGGAAGAAAAAATGGGAGATTTTTTGAAAAGACTTTCAAAAAAAAATCCCATAATAAAAAAGTCATATTCGATAAATGAGATAAAAAAAATCTGGGAAGAAATTGCAGATGAAAATTTAAAAGAAGATACTGAAATAAAAGATTATTTCAGTAGAGATAAATTATTAATTATTTCTTGTAAGAACAACGTTGTTATGCAAGAAATAGTTTTTAATTCTAACGAAATCATTGAAAATATCAACAAAAAATTAAGTCAAGATATAGTAAATGAAATCAAGGTAATTCGGAGGTGTAACGATGCTAAACGATGA
- a CDS encoding aminotransferase class IV translates to MFFNGKEWIEYPLINADDQAFMSGISVYEVIRTYSKVPFAMKKHYKRLKRSADFMNFEIPEFGDLLEIINQAIKVHNYPEYRFRIYVTPQTSLKKTVYCFVEKLEHKNEVFEDGVVVNIARERKPFSPVIPYYVKSPLNGFMKYIHNKYDYFYESIILNEYGYVTECTYSNIFYVNSNVLITPHISSGVLPGITRSNIIGLAKSLSMEVEEKQNVEAWELLSADEIFLTHTTMGVVPVRRIFPDFTFAVPGLVTETLMDNWKEYILEDQTNWEGV, encoded by the coding sequence ATGTTTTTTAATGGAAAAGAATGGATAGAATACCCTCTTATAAATGCCGATGACCAAGCTTTTATGAGTGGAATTTCAGTTTATGAAGTTATCAGAACTTATTCAAAAGTTCCATTTGCTATGAAAAAACACTATAAAAGATTGAAAAGATCAGCAGATTTTATGAACTTTGAAATTCCAGAATTTGGTGATTTACTGGAAATAATCAACCAAGCAATTAAGGTTCATAATTATCCAGAATATAGATTTAGAATATACGTAACCCCACAAACTTCTTTAAAAAAGACTGTATATTGTTTTGTAGAGAAATTAGAACATAAAAATGAAGTCTTTGAGGATGGAGTTGTTGTTAATATAGCAAGAGAAAGAAAACCTTTCTCTCCTGTAATACCCTATTACGTAAAATCTCCGCTAAACGGTTTTATGAAGTATATTCACAATAAGTATGATTATTTTTATGAATCTATAATTCTAAACGAGTATGGATATGTTACAGAGTGTACATATTCAAATATTTTTTATGTAAATTCAAATGTATTAATAACTCCCCATATTTCTTCAGGGGTATTGCCTGGAATAACAAGGAGTAATATAATAGGACTTGCAAAAAGTTTAAGCATGGAAGTTGAGGAAAAACAAAATGTTGAAGCATGGGAACTTCTTTCAGCGGATGAAATCTTTTTGACACATACAACAATGGGGGTTGTGCCTGTTAGAAGAATATTCCCAGATTTCACTTTTGCTGTTCCAGGATTAGTAACAGAAACTCTTATGGATAATTGGAAAGAATATATATTAGAAGATCAAACAAATTGGGAAGGTGTTTGA
- the mtaB gene encoding tRNA (N(6)-L-threonylcarbamoyladenosine(37)-C(2))-methylthiotransferase MtaB, with translation MNKKISFITYGCKLNQSETEKMAEKLNSNYNITFEEKDGRSDIYVLNTCTVTAEAERKIRQTIRRIKRKNSNIKIIATGCYSHTDAEKLKEIGADLVLGNLEKKYIDQNIEKEGIFVDKAYWLRKQDKIEIPNFPMGNRTRVFLPIEEGCYNACTYCRIIFSRGTKIRSLDKEIIFDKISDFIDQGIKEIVLTGINLGYYGYRTDYNFKCLLKDIEKKFGTKNIRIRISSLYPDMIDEQFAKIVNESDIFENHVHLSLQHVSNDVLENMGRKYRKKDINNAFKNLRKYNENFSITADIIVGFPGETEEDFQELINFVKKNKLQKIHGFRFSARPNTKAKRLENQIPGNIKKERNKILFEASKYSSKDYILNMIGKKVKVLIENNNKGYDEYYISHKINGQNNEENNFKEVIIKQINTEGVASDVF, from the coding sequence ATGAATAAAAAAATATCTTTTATAACTTATGGTTGTAAACTAAATCAGTCTGAAACAGAAAAAATGGCTGAAAAGTTGAATTCTAACTATAATATAACATTTGAAGAAAAAGATGGAAGAAGTGACATATACGTACTAAATACTTGCACCGTAACTGCAGAAGCAGAAAGAAAAATTAGACAAACAATCAGAAGAATAAAAAGGAAAAATTCAAATATAAAAATAATTGCTACTGGATGCTACTCTCATACAGATGCAGAAAAGCTAAAAGAAATTGGGGCAGATCTGGTATTGGGAAACTTAGAAAAAAAATATATTGATCAGAACATTGAAAAAGAAGGAATTTTTGTAGATAAAGCCTATTGGCTAAGGAAACAAGACAAAATAGAAATTCCTAATTTTCCGATGGGAAATAGAACAAGAGTATTTCTTCCAATAGAGGAAGGTTGCTATAACGCATGCACTTATTGTAGAATAATATTTTCAAGAGGTACAAAGATTAGAAGCTTAGATAAAGAAATTATATTCGATAAAATATCAGATTTTATAGATCAAGGGATAAAAGAAATAGTTTTAACAGGAATTAATTTAGGGTATTATGGATATAGAACTGATTATAATTTTAAATGTCTTTTAAAAGATATCGAAAAAAAATTTGGAACTAAAAATATCAGAATAAGGATAAGCTCTTTATATCCAGATATGATAGATGAACAGTTTGCTAAAATAGTTAACGAATCGGATATTTTTGAAAATCATGTACATCTTTCTCTTCAACATGTTTCTAATGATGTTTTAGAAAATATGGGAAGAAAATATAGAAAAAAAGATATAAACAATGCCTTTAAAAATTTAAGAAAATATAATGAAAATTTTTCTATAACAGCAGATATAATAGTTGGATTTCCTGGAGAAACTGAAGAAGACTTCCAGGAATTGATTAACTTTGTGAAAAAAAATAAATTACAAAAAATACATGGGTTCAGATTTTCTGCAAGGCCTAATACAAAAGCAAAGAGACTTGAAAATCAAATTCCAGGGAATATAAAGAAAGAGAGAAACAAAATTCTATTTGAAGCCTCAAAATATTCATCAAAAGATTATATTTTAAATATGATAGGCAAAAAAGTTAAAGTTCTAATAGAGAATAATAACAAAGGTTACGATGAGTATTACATTAGCCATAAAATTAACGGTCAAAACAATGAAGAGAATAATTTTAAAGAAGTTATAATAAAGCAAATAAATACTGAAGGGGTGGCATCAGATGTTTTTTAA
- a CDS encoding CBS domain-containing protein has protein sequence MTALDIMQRDLTAIMKDESIDRFIIICKRHGLSALPVVDDNFKLVGYLSESGIISASLPGYLSLMESSAFIPDSHQFFTGLNKILYKPVSDFMVDKPFKVNVDDTVLHVADVIIKNKLKIIPVVDDQNRLVGIIRRIGLLSQAARGELIQENE, from the coding sequence ATGACTGCGTTAGATATCATGCAAAGAGATTTAACAGCAATCATGAAAGATGAATCAATAGATAGATTTATTATAATATGTAAAAGACATGGTTTATCAGCCTTGCCTGTTGTAGATGATAATTTTAAATTAGTAGGATACCTTAGTGAAAGTGGAATTATAAGTGCATCCCTCCCTGGTTATCTAAGTTTAATGGAGAGTAGTGCTTTTATACCTGATTCACATCAATTTTTTACTGGATTGAACAAAATTCTTTACAAACCAGTATCTGATTTTATGGTGGATAAACCTTTTAAAGTAAATGTCGATGACACTGTTTTGCACGTTGCAGATGTTATTATAAAGAACAAATTAAAAATTATCCCCGTTGTTGATGATCAAAATAGATTGGTTGGAATTATCAGAAGAATAGGGCTACTGAGCCAAGCTGCAAGAGGTGAATTAATACAAGAAAATGAATAA
- a CDS encoding 1-phosphofructokinase family hexose kinase, whose translation MEYDLLALTLNPSLDREFVIENFDSGNLFRINNPSNSDMEAGGKGINVSLMISDLGVSSINMGFLGGFIGNVIQSKLSIVKNITTNFIYCTEETRENIEIIDPLKNTITEINSMGPFINENDLAHFMKRYKSVISLVDHVLVSGSIPPGLPITIYSDLISYAKKQGKTTYMEANGPHFEETIRNNCPMVVKPDLRKSTRILGKNLETIEDYLEVGEKIIDYGARLVIMSYHVFGDMVFTKDGTWLFTATKEIERSHLFGAGDAFMSGIVTYLIKKGYDYLEAAKFGMAAAISSTNYIGKILGAEEEIEMCKSKFKVEKIR comes from the coding sequence TTGGAATACGATCTGCTAGCATTAACACTCAATCCATCGTTAGATAGAGAATTTGTTATAGAAAATTTTGATAGTGGAAATCTTTTTAGAATAAATAATCCCTCAAATTCAGATATGGAAGCAGGAGGTAAAGGTATAAACGTATCTTTAATGATTTCTGACCTCGGAGTTTCTTCTATAAATATGGGATTTCTTGGAGGTTTTATAGGTAACGTAATTCAATCAAAACTTTCTATAGTAAAAAATATAACTACAAATTTTATATATTGTACAGAAGAAACAAGAGAGAATATAGAAATCATAGATCCTTTAAAAAATACAATTACTGAGATAAATTCAATGGGACCTTTTATAAATGAAAATGATTTAGCTCATTTCATGAAAAGATATAAATCTGTTATCTCTTTAGTTGATCATGTATTGGTATCAGGTAGTATTCCGCCCGGGTTACCAATTACAATTTATTCTGATTTAATAAGTTATGCCAAGAAGCAAGGGAAAACAACATACATGGAAGCTAATGGCCCACATTTTGAAGAGACTATTAGAAATAATTGTCCTATGGTAGTAAAACCCGACTTGAGAAAAAGCACAAGAATACTTGGGAAAAATTTAGAGACTATTGAAGACTATCTGGAAGTAGGAGAGAAAATAATAGATTACGGGGCAAGGTTAGTTATAATGAGCTATCATGTTTTTGGAGATATGGTTTTTACAAAAGATGGGACTTGGTTATTCACCGCTACAAAAGAAATTGAAAGATCGCATTTATTTGGTGCCGGGGATGCTTTTATGTCTGGAATAGTTACATATCTTATAAAAAAGGGGTATGACTATTTAGAAGCCGCAAAATTTGGTATGGCGGCAGCTATTTCTTCAACAAATTATATAGGAAAGATTTTAGGGGCTGAAGAAGAAATAGAAATGTGCAAATCAAAATTTAAAGTAGAAAAAATAAGATAA
- a CDS encoding radical SAM protein: MNILDSMKTMMMKQSSKLVANVVRKADVEQLGKLFWTLSKFAKEPAKSGLRHLAEGADRGDPMIKNWSELFQRANPKVVEKVINNLIINEFAVGEKVRQEKMHEHKLVLPKLAIISPTYACNLRCVGCYAALYGHKYQLSKEEIRSTIKQFNDLGIYFFVITGGEPFVYPHLFEVLEEFNDSYFMIYTNATLINDENAKRLAELGNATLAISVEGYEEMTDWRRGKGVFEKIKHAWELLNKHGVIFGSSITATRKNHEMIMDDSFWEYLKDHGVAFAWVFQFMPVGADASLELVPTPEQRLERFRKTEELRLGGKFSFVADFWNHGFLTNGCLAAGSKYLHINAKGYAEPCVFQQFAVDNIREKSILEILKSPFFEAYKRTIPYSDNLFRPCPIIDNPKVFRSMVKKFNAIPQHPGSERVVNELGPELDELAAEWKVYADKLWYEEGYSEKWPSKRGVYNYETRMKKYEKDEEKLALDKK, from the coding sequence ATGAATATTTTAGATTCTATGAAAACTATGATGATGAAACAATCATCAAAACTTGTTGCCAATGTAGTTAGAAAAGCAGATGTAGAGCAATTAGGTAAATTATTTTGGACTCTTTCTAAATTTGCTAAAGAACCTGCAAAAAGCGGTTTAAGGCATTTAGCTGAAGGTGCAGACAGAGGAGATCCAATGATAAAGAATTGGTCTGAACTCTTCCAAAGAGCTAATCCAAAAGTAGTCGAAAAAGTTATTAACAATTTAATAATTAACGAATTTGCAGTTGGTGAAAAAGTTAGGCAAGAAAAAATGCACGAACATAAACTTGTTTTACCAAAATTGGCAATTATATCTCCTACATATGCTTGTAATTTAAGGTGTGTTGGTTGTTATGCCGCATTGTACGGCCACAAATATCAATTATCAAAAGAAGAAATAAGAAGTACAATAAAGCAGTTCAATGATTTGGGAATATACTTCTTTGTTATAACTGGTGGAGAACCTTTTGTTTACCCTCACCTTTTCGAAGTGTTAGAAGAGTTTAACGATTCTTATTTCATGATCTACACAAATGCAACTTTAATAAATGATGAAAATGCTAAGAGATTGGCTGAATTGGGAAATGCAACACTTGCTATATCAGTTGAAGGTTATGAAGAAATGACCGATTGGAGAAGAGGTAAAGGTGTATTTGAAAAAATAAAACATGCTTGGGAATTACTAAACAAACATGGAGTTATCTTTGGTTCTTCAATAACTGCAACAAGAAAAAATCACGAAATGATAATGGACGATTCTTTCTGGGAGTATTTAAAAGATCATGGTGTTGCTTTTGCTTGGGTATTCCAGTTTATGCCAGTTGGAGCGGACGCTTCATTAGAATTAGTTCCAACTCCAGAACAAAGATTAGAAAGGTTTAGGAAAACTGAAGAACTAAGACTTGGAGGCAAATTCTCTTTTGTAGCCGATTTCTGGAATCATGGGTTCTTAACTAATGGTTGTTTAGCAGCAGGTTCTAAATACCTACACATTAATGCAAAAGGATACGCTGAACCATGTGTTTTCCAACAGTTCGCAGTTGACAATATAAGAGAAAAATCAATTTTAGAAATTTTAAAATCTCCATTCTTTGAAGCATATAAAAGAACTATTCCATATTCAGATAACTTGTTTAGACCATGCCCTATTATAGACAATCCTAAAGTATTCAGATCTATGGTAAAGAAATTCAACGCTATTCCACAACATCCAGGTTCTGAAAGAGTTGTTAATGAATTAGGCCCTGAATTAGATGAATTGGCTGCAGAATGGAAAGTCTACGCTGATAAATTGTGGTACGAAGAAGGTTATTCAGAAAAATGGCCATCAAAAAGAGGCGTTTATAACTATGAAACAAGAATGAAAAAATATGAAAAAGACGAAGAAAAATTAGCCTTAGATAAAAAATAA
- a CDS encoding TetR/AcrR family transcriptional regulator, with translation MDISKAKSKKEIIADKTIEIILNKGLSKLTMDEVAKSCDYSKGTLYNYYSNKDNLIVSAFIRLINKFTYRIDDIEVDENQAIEKKAEFYSEIYSKIFTSLTKEEILRTFEIILGSVNNKKNFSSLKSTFTKYFTVVLDKFEDLFDSKNKALMIQSMLVGLQLYKVFGVDFDKETLTKELKDIILKLCE, from the coding sequence ATGGATATTTCTAAAGCTAAAAGCAAAAAAGAAATCATAGCTGACAAGACAATAGAAATCATACTTAATAAAGGACTATCCAAATTAACAATGGATGAAGTTGCCAAATCATGTGATTATTCTAAAGGAACTTTATATAATTACTATTCTAATAAAGATAATTTAATTGTATCGGCATTTATTAGATTAATTAATAAATTTACCTATAGAATTGATGATATTGAAGTTGATGAGAATCAAGCCATAGAAAAAAAAGCCGAATTTTATTCAGAAATTTATTCAAAAATATTTACTTCGTTGACAAAAGAAGAAATACTTAGAACATTTGAGATAATTCTTGGTTCTGTAAATAACAAAAAGAATTTTTCATCTTTAAAAAGTACATTTACAAAATATTTTACAGTAGTTTTGGATAAATTTGAAGATTTATTTGATTCAAAAAATAAGGCTTTGATGATTCAATCAATGTTGGTGGGACTGCAATTGTATAAAGTTTTTGGTGTTGATTTTGACAAAGAAACATTAACTAAAGAATTAAAAGATATTATTCTAAAATTATGTGAATAA